A genomic window from Gossypium hirsutum isolate 1008001.06 chromosome D12, Gossypium_hirsutum_v2.1, whole genome shotgun sequence includes:
- the LOC107945104 gene encoding protein NLP2 — protein MEGGGGGFSPNSTTFGNLSDAAMDLDFMDQLLVEGCWLETSDGFNFMQPAPSTSTPSPHCFPVSGSNTFPFTINPHQMHQGETDMQFAPSQTDNLSKTQSKNWGGVENASSLSQTGSFIVEGTEMGSRWWIGPKAESGSSLSVKERLMQAIGYLKESTKDRDVLIQIWVPVTREGKHVLTTEGQPYSVNTNSKSLKIFRDVSKSYNFPAEEDSNKSVGLPGRVFLGKLPEWTPDVRFFRSEEYPRVSFALKYNVGGSLALPVFERASGTCLGVVEVVTTAQKINYHPELEYVCKALEAVDLRTSHNFSPPNVEACNELYQAALPEIAEVLRSVCKTYKLPLALTWAPCLSQGKGGCRHSDENYYNCVSTVDAACFVADDKFLGFLEACSEHHLFRGQGIVGRAFTTDKKWFATDITAFSKTNYPLSHHARMFKLRGALAIPLQSIFTGLVEFVLELFFPKDCHESEAQQQMLNSLSSFMQQACQSLHVVMDKELEEEVILPVKEAVVASDGISDKEETKFKISSPNENSPEESSWIAHMMEAQQKGKGVYVSWEYQKEEPKEEFKMTTSWEETRQELYNKQVLSDFGLLHQNAGSIASLEGGGGDSSSSCGRHILARKKAGEKRRTKMEKTISLQVLRQYFAGSLKDAAKSIGVCPTTLKRICRQHGITRWPSRKIKKVGHSLRKLQLVIDSVQGAEGAIQIGSFYSSFPELSSPKFSGKGPSSSKISNQSKPSEPQIQSGVLSQGAAAAAPKSPSSSCSQSSGSSTCCSTGAKQRSTSISALCSTDGLTVENPEGALKRALSDADLQALNQEEPKLLARSQSHKTFGELPSFETKPPLPKSGGHKLRTAGAIKVKVMYREDKVRLSLQPSWGFKDLQQEIGRRFNIEDVSRIDLKYLDDDEEWVLLTCDADLEECVDIYKSSQSKTIKISLEQASHPNLGTSFGSSAP, from the exons ATggaaggtggtggtggtggattTTCACCTAATTCTACTACCTTCGGGAACTTGTCTGATGCTGCTATGGACTTGGATTTTATGGATCAACTCTTGGTTGAAGGATGCTGGTTAGAGACTAGCGATGGCTTCAACTTTATGCAACCTGCTCCTTCAACATCTACCCCTTCTCCTCACTGCTTCCCTGTATCCGGCTCTAATACTTTTCCTTTTACCATAAACCCTCATCAAATGCATCAAGGAGAGACAGATATGCAATTTGCTCCCTCTCAAACTGACAACCTTTCTAAAACTCAGTCAAAAAACTGGGGTGGTGTTGAAAATGCTTCATCTTTATCCCAAACTGGAAGTTTTATAGTTGAAGGCACTGAGATGGGCAGTAGATGGTGGATAGGGCCTAAAGCGGAATCCGGTTCTTCTTTATCTGTGAAAGAGAGACTAATGCAGGCTATAGGATATTTGAAGGAATCTACTAAAGATAGGGATGTTCTTATCCAAATCTGGGTGCCTGTTACAAGAGAAGGTAAGCATGTTCTTACTACTGAAGGCCAGCCTTATTCTGTTAACACAAATAGCAAGTCCCTCAAAATCTTTAGAGATGTCTCCAAGTCCTATAACTTCCCTGCTGAGGAGGATTCAAATAAATCGGTTGGGTTGCCTGGCCGTGTCTTTTTGGGGAAGTTGCCTGAGTGGACACCTGATGTTCGTTTCTTCAGAAGCGAAGAATATCCGCGTGTTAGTTTTGCACTAAAGTACAATGTTGGTGGATCTCTAGCTCTTCCTGTTTTTGAACGAGCCAGTGGAACTTGCTTGGGTGTTGTTGAGGTTGTCACAACTGCTCAAAAGATCAATTATCACCCAGAACTGGAATACGTCTGCAAAGCTCTCGAG GCTGTTGATCTAAGGACCTCACATAACTTCAGTCCTCCTAATGTTGAG GCTTGCAATGAGTTGTATCAAGCTGCATTGCCTGAGATAGCTGAGGTTCTGAGATCTGTCTGCAAGACATATAAGCTGCCTTTGGCTCTAACATGGGCCCCATGCCTCAGTCAAGGTAAAGGTGGATGCCGACATTCAGACGAGAACTATTATAATTGTGTTTCCACCGTGGATGCTGCTTGCTTCGTGGCTGATGACAAATTTTTGGGCTTCCTTGAGGCATGCTCTGAGCACCACCTGTTCAGAGGCCAAGGAATAGTTGGTAGAGCATTCACAACAGACAAAAAATGGTTTGCAACTGATATAACTGCCTTCAGTAAGACAAATTATCCTCTCTCTCACCATGCTAGGATGTTCAAACTGCGTGGCGCATTAGCTATTCCACTACAAAGCATTTTTACTGGATTGGTTGAATTCGTTTTGGAGTTATTCTTCCCAAAAGATTGCCATGAAAGCGAAGCACAGCAGCAGATGCTGAACTCATTGTCCAGTTTTATGCAACAGGCATGCCAGAGCTTGCATGTTGTTATGGACAAGGAGCTTGAAGAAGAAGTGATACTGCCCGTTAAGGAAGCGGTAGTTGCTTCTGATGGGATATCAGACAAAGAAGAAACTAAATTTAAGATTTCTTCTCCAAACGAGAACTCCCCAGAGGAGTCATCATGGATTGCCCACATGATGGAGGCCCAACAGAAGGGGAAAGGTGTTTATGTCTCCTGGGAATATCAAAAAGAAGAACCAAAAGAAGAGTTCAAGATGACAACCAGTTGGGAAGAAACTCGGCAAGAGTTATATAATAAGCAGGTACTTTCAGATTTTGGGCTGCTTCATCAAAATGCCGGAAGCATAGCTAGTCTTGAGGGAGGAGGTGGTGACTCCTCCTCATCTTGCGGACGTCACATTTTAGCACGTAAAAAAGCAGGTGAGAAGAGACGAACCAAGATGGAGAAGACAATCAGCTTGCAGGTTCTTAGGCAGTACTTTGCAGGGAGTCTTAAAGATGCTGCTAAAAGTATTGGTG TGTGCCCCACTACTCTGAAAAGGATATGCAGGCAACACGGGATCACTCGATGGCCTTCTCGAAAAATTAAGAAGGTAGGCCACTCTTTAAGAAAACTTCAACTTGTGATTGACTCGGTCCAAGGTGCTGAGGGTGCCATTCAAATTGGATCCTTCTACTCAAGCTTCCCCGAACTGAGCTCACCAAAATTTTCTGGCAAGGGTCCTTCATCATCCAAGATAAGTAACCAGTCAAAGCCATCAGAACCTCAAATTCAGAGCGGCGTGCTCAGCCAAGGAGCTGCTGCTGCTGCTCCAAAGTCTCCATCTTCTTCATGTAGCCAGAGTTCTGGTTCAAGTACCTGTTGTTCCACTGGAGCAAAACAGCGTAGTACCAGTATAAGCGCATTGTGTAGTACAGACGGGTTGACAGTGGAGAACCCCGAAGGAGCACTAAAGAGAGCTCTCAGTGATGCTGATTTGCAAGCCTTGAATCAAGAGGAGCCAAAGCTTCTTGCAAGATCCCAAAGCCATAAAACATTTGGTGAGCTACCTAGTTTTGAGACTAAACCTCCCTTGCCAAAAAGTGGTGGCCACAAATTACGAACTGCGGGTGCCATAAAAGTAAAAGTTATGTATAGAGAAGATAAGGTACGGTTGAGTTTGCAACCAAGCTGGGGTTTCAAAGACCTGCAACAAGAGATTGGTAGGCGTTTCAACATCGAAGATGTCAGCAGAATTGATCTCAAATACTTGGACGATGACGAGGAGTGGGTTCTTTTGACATGTGATGCTGACCTTGAGGAATGCGTTGATATATATAAATCATCCCAAAGCAAAACAATTAAAATCTCCCTTGAACAAGCTTCTCATCCGAATCTAGGAACTTCATTTGGTAGCAGTGCCCCATAA
- the LOC107945105 gene encoding cytochrome b-c1 complex subunit 6-1, mitochondrial: MADEEPVDQKKYLEEGCKPKCVKQLRAYEACVKRIEGDESGHKHCTGQYFDYWACIDKCVAQTLFSKLK, translated from the exons AT GGCGGATGAGGAACCTGTTGATCAAAAGAAGTATCTTGAAGAGGGTTGCAAGCCTAAATGTGTGAAACAACTTCGTGCTTACGAG GCATGTGTTAAGAGAATTGAAGGTGACGAAAGTGGCCACAAGCATTGCACTGGTCAATATTTTGATTATTGGGCTTGCATTGATAAATGT GTTGCACAGACTCTATTCTcgaaattgaaataa
- the LOC107947411 gene encoding WAT1-related protein At1g68170 isoform X1 encodes MGKNKCSILQGLKPAMAMVVVQATFAGMNVLYKLAANDGMSLKIITAYRFLFAVPVMLPLALLFERNRPKLSWTILFQAFLCGLFGGSLSQNLYIASLALTSATFVSAITNLMPVTTLIFAVLLGLEKLAFGTMAGKAKVFGTLTGIGGAMLLTFYKGVEVNVWPTHLELLNHGPPASHPAASSKSLLGLLLAFACCISYTFWLLIQAKMSKNYPCPYSSTALMCIMGAMQSVGYALCLERDWSQWKLGFNIRLLTVAYAGIAVSGLTCTIVIWCVRLKGPLYGSIFNPLMLVLVALAESLLLDAKLYLGSILGAVFIVLGLYIVLWGKGKEMKDQLSASRNEVPPSTISSLQEEPVDIIVDSTDDNICINSQTNVVAPKASPINHRQDEG; translated from the exons ATGGGGAAGAACAAGTGTAGTATTTTACAAGGATTGAAGCCAGCAATGGCTATGGTGGTGGTTCAAGCAACTTTTGCTGGAATGAATGTGCTGTATAAATTGGCTGCTAATGATGGAATGAGTTTGAAGATTATCACTGCCTACAGATTCTTATTTGCAGTTCCTGTTATGCTTCCTCTTGCTCTTCTCTTCGAAag AAATAGGCCGAAACTCAGTTGGACCATACTCTTCCAGGCATTTCTTTGTGGATTATTTGG GGGATCACTATCTCAGAATCTATACATTGCAAGCCTAGCTCTAACTTCTGCAACATTCGTTTCTGCCATCACTAATCTCATGCCAGTCACTACCCTCATTTTTGCCGTCCTTTTAGG ACTGGAAAAGCTAGCATTTGGAACAATGGCAGGGAAGGCAAAAGTATTTGGAACATTAACAGGAATAGGAGGTGCAATGCTTCTCACATTCTACAAAGGAGTTGAAGTTAACGTTTGGCCTACACATTTGGAGCTTCTAAATCATGGTCCACCTGCATCACACCCTGCTGCCTCATCCAAATCTCTTTTGGGTCTTTTGCTAGCTTTTGCCTGCTGCATCTCTTACACCTTCTGGTTGCTCATTCAG GCTAAGATGAGTAAAAATTACCCATGTCCTTACTCAAGCACGGCTTTGATGTGCATAATGGGAGCCATGCAATCAGTTGGTTATGCGCTTTGCTTGGAAAGAGATTGGAGCCAGTGGAAACTAGGTTTCAATATTAGGCTTCTCACTGTTGCTTACGCG GGAATTGCTGTGTCGGGATTGACTTGTACCATTGTAATTTGGTGTGTGCGCCTCAAAGGCCCTCTCTACGGTTCCATTTTTAACCCTCTAATGCTTGTTTTAGTCGCTTTGGCTGAGTCGTTGCTTTTAGATGCAAAGCTTTACCTGGGAAG CATACTTGGAGCAGTATTCATAGTGCTGGGGCTGTATATTGTGCTTTGGGGTAAAGGCAAGGAGATGAAGGATCAATTATCAGCATCAAGAAATGAAGTGCCACCATCAACGATAAGCTCCCTGCAGGAAGAACCTGTTGACATCATTGTCGACTCTACGGATGACAACATTTGTATTAACAGCCAAACAAATGTAGTAGCCCCCAAGGCTTCACCGATTAATCATCGACAAGATGAAGGATAG
- the LOC107947411 gene encoding WAT1-related protein At1g68170 isoform X2, whose amino-acid sequence MGKNKCSILQGLKPAMAMVVVQATFAGMNVLYKLAANDGMSLKIITAYRFLFAVPVMLPLALLFERNRPKLSWTILFQAFLCGLFGGSLSQNLYIASLALTSATFVSAITNLMPVTTLIFAVLLGLEKLAFGTMAGKAKVFGTLTGIGGAMLLTFYKGVEVNVWPTHLELLNHGPPASHPAASSKSLLGLLLAFACCISYTFWLLIQGIAVSGLTCTIVIWCVRLKGPLYGSIFNPLMLVLVALAESLLLDAKLYLGSILGAVFIVLGLYIVLWGKGKEMKDQLSASRNEVPPSTISSLQEEPVDIIVDSTDDNICINSQTNVVAPKASPINHRQDEG is encoded by the exons ATGGGGAAGAACAAGTGTAGTATTTTACAAGGATTGAAGCCAGCAATGGCTATGGTGGTGGTTCAAGCAACTTTTGCTGGAATGAATGTGCTGTATAAATTGGCTGCTAATGATGGAATGAGTTTGAAGATTATCACTGCCTACAGATTCTTATTTGCAGTTCCTGTTATGCTTCCTCTTGCTCTTCTCTTCGAAag AAATAGGCCGAAACTCAGTTGGACCATACTCTTCCAGGCATTTCTTTGTGGATTATTTGG GGGATCACTATCTCAGAATCTATACATTGCAAGCCTAGCTCTAACTTCTGCAACATTCGTTTCTGCCATCACTAATCTCATGCCAGTCACTACCCTCATTTTTGCCGTCCTTTTAGG ACTGGAAAAGCTAGCATTTGGAACAATGGCAGGGAAGGCAAAAGTATTTGGAACATTAACAGGAATAGGAGGTGCAATGCTTCTCACATTCTACAAAGGAGTTGAAGTTAACGTTTGGCCTACACATTTGGAGCTTCTAAATCATGGTCCACCTGCATCACACCCTGCTGCCTCATCCAAATCTCTTTTGGGTCTTTTGCTAGCTTTTGCCTGCTGCATCTCTTACACCTTCTGGTTGCTCATTCAG GGAATTGCTGTGTCGGGATTGACTTGTACCATTGTAATTTGGTGTGTGCGCCTCAAAGGCCCTCTCTACGGTTCCATTTTTAACCCTCTAATGCTTGTTTTAGTCGCTTTGGCTGAGTCGTTGCTTTTAGATGCAAAGCTTTACCTGGGAAG CATACTTGGAGCAGTATTCATAGTGCTGGGGCTGTATATTGTGCTTTGGGGTAAAGGCAAGGAGATGAAGGATCAATTATCAGCATCAAGAAATGAAGTGCCACCATCAACGATAAGCTCCCTGCAGGAAGAACCTGTTGACATCATTGTCGACTCTACGGATGACAACATTTGTATTAACAGCCAAACAAATGTAGTAGCCCCCAAGGCTTCACCGATTAATCATCGACAAGATGAAGGATAG